Proteins from one Mesoplodon densirostris isolate mMesDen1 chromosome 1, mMesDen1 primary haplotype, whole genome shotgun sequence genomic window:
- the CLRN2 gene encoding clarin-2 — protein sequence MPGWFKKTWYGLASLLSFSSFILIIVALAVPHWLSGKILCQTGVDLVNATDPELVQFIGDIYYGLFRGCKVRQCGLGGRQSQFTIFPHLVKELNAVLHVTILLLLFLALVLALVSMGFAILNMIQVPYRAVNGPGGICLWNVLAGGVVALAIASFMAAVKFHDLTERIANFQEKLFRFVVVEEEYEESFWICVASASAHATNLVVVAISQIPLPEIKTKIEEATVTAEDILY from the exons ATGCCTGGATGGTTCAAAAAGACGTGGTATGGGCTGGCATCTTTACTCAGCTTCTCCTCCTTCATCCTGATCATCGTTGCCCTGGCGGTGCCCCACTGGCTGAGTGGGAAAATCCTTTGTCAGACTGGAGTTGATCTTGTCAATGCCACAGATCCAGAGCTGGTCCAATTCATTGGGGACATTTACTACGGACTCTTCCGCGGTTGTAAGGTGCGGCAATGCGGGCTCGGGGGCCGCCAGTCCCAATTCACGA TCTTCCCACACCTGGTGAAGGAGCTCAATGCAGTCCTCCACGTGACAATTCTGTTGCTCCTCTTCCTGGCCTTGGTGCTGGCTCTGGTCAGCATGGGCTTTGCCATTCTCAACATGATCCAGGTTCCGTACCGGGCAGTCAACGGCCCTGGGGGCATCTGTCTATGGAACGTTCTCGCAG GCGGAGTCGTGGCCTTGGCCATCGCCAGCTTCATGGCCGCGGTAAAATTTCACGACCTGACAGAACGAATCGCCAACTTCCAGGAGAAACTCTTCCGCTTTGTGGTGGTGGAGGAAGAGTATGAAGAGTCGTTCTGGATCTGCGTGGCCAGCGCCTCAGCCCACGCCACTAACCTGGTTGTGGTGGCCATCAGTCAGATTCCCCTCCCGGAGATTAAGACCAAGATAGAAGAGGCCACGGTCACGGCCGAGGATATCTTGTATTAA